In Papaver somniferum cultivar HN1 unplaced genomic scaffold, ASM357369v1 unplaced-scaffold_135, whole genome shotgun sequence, one DNA window encodes the following:
- the LOC113334004 gene encoding uncharacterized protein LOC113334004, whose translation MFLKARFVDCQFDESIFPSLGGNKPKLEERREISWNTPSLAHFDPRTKKCELEVQRIIHLQNIANQMPDAFTDTGKVTKSHIPAANTPARVSIPDRHHDNQSTIRLKRGRPLGAKDLVPRKKRSVVGIPEKAILSETLIDQSSNDTQVAPEEAHVPQNNEISINYMLVQDKTGIGIQLFLIVNLLLQLL comes from the coding sequence ATGTTTTTAAAAGCAAGATTTGTTGATTGCCAATTTGATGAATCAATTTTCCCTTCGTTAGGGGGAAATAAGCCAAAACTTGAGGAACGCCGTGAAATTTCATGGAATACACCATCATTAGCCCACTTTGATCCTCGTACAAAAAAATGTGAACTTGAGGTTCAAAGAATCATacatttgcaaaatattgcaaaccaaatgcctgatgcatttactGATACAGGTAAGGTAACAAAATCACATATACCTGCTGCAAATACTCCTGCTAGAGTAAGTATCCCAGATAGACATCATGATAATCAGTCCACGATACGCTTAAAGCGTGGAAGACCTCTTGGTGCAAAGGATTTAGTTCCGCGGAAAAAGAGATCAGTAGTTGGCATTCCGGAAAAAGCCATTCTCTCTGAAACATTGATTGATCAATCAAGTAATGATACACAAGTTGCTCCTGAAGAGGCACATGTACCTCAAAACAATGAGATCTCTATAAACTATATGTTGGTACAAGACAAAACTGGGATAGGAATACAATTATTCCTGATAGTAAATTTGCTTTTACAGTTGCTTTGA